In Quercus robur chromosome 10, dhQueRobu3.1, whole genome shotgun sequence, a genomic segment contains:
- the LOC126703838 gene encoding uncharacterized protein LOC126703838 codes for MPRTAIKGQVLADLVAEFAEPTVEGTDVSGSPNNDRRLVSAISVQEHDEWRAYIDGAANQKGSGVGLVLISPEGITLEKSLRLGFQATNNEAEYEALLEGMSMIRKLEKSLDLLEERRDCAMVHLTQYQQKLKRGYDAKVKSRPLTPGDLVLRKVLGNARNLAWGKLGPNWEDPYRITSVAGIGAYYLEDLDERLYCAIFNKR; via the exons ATGCCGCGCACCGCCATAAAGGGTCAAGTCCTCGCTGATCTGGTAGCTGAATTCGCGGAACCAACCGTGGAAGGAACGGACGTGTCAGGGTCACCGAATAATGATAGGAGACTGGTCAGCGCGATTTCTGTGCAAGAGCACGACGAGTGGAGAGCATACATTGATGGTGCAGCGAACCAAAAGGGATCTGGAGTGGGGCTCGTTCTAATCTCTCCCGAAGGTATAACCCTGGAGAAGTCGTTGAGACTGGGATTCCAGGCAACAAATAACGAAGCTGAGTATGAAGCGCTGCTGGAAGGGATGTCGATGATCCGGAAGCTGG AGAAAAGCCTGGACCTCCTTGAAGAGAGAAGGGATTGCGCGATGGTGCATCTAACTCAGTACCAGCAAAAGCTCAAGCGGGGCtatgacgccaaggtgaagtcaaggCCGTTGACGCCTGGGGACCTAGTGCTAAGGAAAGTCCTCGGCAATGCGAGGAACCTTGCCTGGGGAAAACTCGGGCCGAATTGGGAGGATCCATACCGTATCACCTCTGTGGCTGGCATTGGAGCGTActatttggaagacttggatgaacgt CTCTATTGTGCAATCttcaataagcgttaa